Within Rhodospirillaceae bacterium, the genomic segment CGCGGCAGCGACTATGCCGGGGTCTTCCGGGCGCTCGAGGAACTGGCCGCCCGGAAACCCGACCGCGCCGCCGTCGACAGCCTCCTGGAACGGGACAGGCCGCCCGAAGAGGAAGCCGCCGACCTCGACAAGGAATGGGAGGAGGCGCCGGCCTTCGATGGCGCCCCGGCCGGAGCCCCGGACGGCGGCTGCGCCGCGGCGCGCGACACCCTCAACCGCATGGCGGAGCTTGCGGCAGACCCGCACCCGCATCCGCCCCGGCAGGACGGAGCATGATCATGGGCGACTGGTTCCATATCCTCGTCTTCGGCTACTACCCCTATTTCGCGGCCACGGTGTTCCTGGCCGGCAGCCTGATCCGCTTCGACCGCGAGCAATACACCTGGCGCAGCGGATCGAGCCAGCTGCTGCGGCGCCGGCAGCTCATCATGGGCAGCGTGCTGTTCCATGTCGGCATCCTGATGCTGTTCCTCGGCCATCTCGTCGGCCTGCTGACGCCGAAGGAGATCTACCACGCCGTCGGCCTCAGCTCCGGCGCCAAGCAGATGCTGGCGATCGTCGCCGGCGGCATCTTCGGCATCGTCTGCTTCATCGGCCTTTCCATGCTGCTGCACCGGCGCCTCGCCGACCAGCGCATCCGCCGGACGTCGAGCGTCATGGATATCGCGATCCTGGCCCTGCTGTGGGTCCAGCTCGTGCTCGGCATGGCGACCATCCCCTTCTCCTGGGCGCACCGGGAGGGCGGCGAGATCATGGTCGCCCTGTCGCTGTGGGCGCAGAAGATCGTCACCTTCCAGGCCGACGCGGCGGACTATGTCGCCGACGTCCACTGGATCTACCAGCTGCACATCTTCCTCGGCGTCACCGTCTTCCTGGTCTTCCCGTTCAGCCGCCTGGTCCATATCTGGAGCGCGCCGGTCGGCTATCTCGGGCGGCGCGGCTACCAGGTGGTGCGCACCCGGGAAGGCCGCCGTGCCGCCTGACGCGCCCGGGACTGATTCGACCATGCCCGATCCGGCCGCGCCCGATTCGAACACGCCCGATTCGAACACGGCCGGTCCGATAACGACCGATCCGCCCGCGACCGCGATCCGCGTCAACGATCGCTGCATCGACGAGGACGCGATCCTGCGCGAGATGCAGTATCACCCGGCGGAGAATGTCGCCGCCGCCCGCCACGCCGCGGCCGAATGGCTGGTCATCCGGGCCCTGCTGCTCGACCGGGCGCGCGCGCTCGGCATCGACGCGGCGGACGAGGCGGACGAGGCGGCGGCGGTCCAGGCCGTGATCGAGCGCGAGGTCGACGTTCCGGCGCCGGCCGAGGCCGAGTGCCGCCGCTACTACGACAACAACCCGGCGCGCTTCCACAGCGCCGACCTGGTCGAGGCGGCGCACATCCTG encodes:
- the narI gene encoding respiratory nitrate reductase subunit gamma, translating into MGDWFHILVFGYYPYFAATVFLAGSLIRFDREQYTWRSGSSQLLRRRQLIMGSVLFHVGILMLFLGHLVGLLTPKEIYHAVGLSSGAKQMLAIVAGGIFGIVCFIGLSMLLHRRLADQRIRRTSSVMDIAILALLWVQLVLGMATIPFSWAHREGGEIMVALSLWAQKIVTFQADAADYVADVHWIYQLHIFLGVTVFLVFPFSRLVHIWSAPVGYLGRRGYQVVRTREGRRAA